The following are encoded in a window of Gasterosteus aculeatus chromosome 5, fGasAcu3.hap1.1, whole genome shotgun sequence genomic DNA:
- the LOC144407996 gene encoding retrovirus-related Pol polyprotein from transposon 297 — protein sequence MSRLMADLCALLKVKQLRTSVYHPQTDGLVERFNQTLKRMLRRVADEDKRDWDLMLPYVLFGIREVPQASTGFTPFEHLFGRQPRGLLDVAKEAWEHQPAPHRSVVEHVKEMREKIDRVMPLVREHLVKAQQAQQRYYNRAAQPREFQPGDRVMVLVPNSACKFLASWQGPYTVIEKVGPVTYRVRQPGRRRTEQLYHINLLKKWVGTRDQLAALATIDSPVVDMDAQLSAAQKSELQHLVSQFSHVFSSNPGRTQILQHEIHTPPGVVVRQRPYRIPEARRKAIEEEVQHMLKLEVIEPSKSPWSSPVVMVPKPDGTLRFCNDFRRLNEVSEFDGYPMPRVDELLERLGRARYISTLDLTKGYWQVPLSETAKPKTAFTTPSGHWQYRTLPFGLHGAPATFQRMMDILLRPHQSYAAAYLDDVVIHSETWEDHLNRLRRVLLELRRAGLTANPRKCHLGLSEANYLGFQVGRGVIRPQEKKVEAVRAAPRPSTKSQPPP from the exons ATGTCCCGGCTAATGGCTGACCTGTGCGCCCTccttaaagtgaaacaactgaGGACCTCTGTCTACCACCCCCAGACAGACGGTCTCGTGGAACGCTTCAACCAGACCCTGAAGCGGATGTTACGGCGGGTCGCAGATGAAGACAAGCGGGACTGGGACCTCATGCTCCCCTACGTGCTCTTCGGAATACGGGAGGTGCCTCAGGCGTCGACAGGCTTCACCCCGTTCGAGCACTTATTCGGACGCCAGCCCAGAGGCCTCCTGGACGTGGCCAAAGAGGCGTGGGAACATCAGCCGGCCCCCCATCGCTCGGTGGTAGAGCATGTGAAGGAGATGAGGGAAAAGATCGACCGGGTCATGCCGCTAGTCCGGGAACATCTCGTCAAGGCCCAACAGGCGCAGCAACGGTATTACAATCGAGCCGCCCAGCCACGAGAGTTTCAGCCAGGAGACCGGGTCATGGTTCTTGTCCCCAACTCCGCCTGTAAGTTCCTGGCCAGTTGGCAGGGCCCGTACACCGTCATCGAGAAGGTTGGGCCGGTCACGTATCGTGTCCGACAGCCAGGCCGGCGAAGAACAGAGCAGCTCTACCACATTAATTTGTTGAAGAAATGGGTGGGGACAAGGGACCAGCTCGCCGCCCTCGCCACCATCGACTCGCCGGTAGTGGACATGGACGCCCAGCTGTCGGCAGCCCAGaagtcagagctgcagcacctgGTCTCTCAGTTCTCGCATGTGTTCTCCTCCAACCCCGggcggacccagatcctccaacaTGAGATCCACACACCACCCGGAGTGGTCGTCAGGCAACGGCCCTACCGAATCCCAGAGGCTCGTCGGAAGGCTATTGAGGAGGAAGTCCAACACATGCTGAAGTTGGAGGTGATTGAACCATCCAAAAGCCCTTGGTCCAGCCCGGTTGTCATGGTACCAAAACCGGATGGCACCCTCCGCTTCTGTAACGACTTCCGGCGCCTAAATGAAGTGTCTGAGTTTGACGGATACCCCATGCCTCGAGTGGATGAGCTCCTTGAACGTCTGGGAAGGGCCCGGTATATCTCCACCCTAGATCTGACCAAAGGGTATTGGCAGGTGCCCCTTTCCGAAACAGCCAAACCCAAGACGGCTTTCACTACCCCCAGTGGACACTGGCAATACCGGACCCTTCCCTTTGGCCTACACGGAGCTCCGGCCACCTTCCAACGGATGATGGACATCTTGTTGAGGCCTCACCAGTCCTATGCCGCAGCGTACCTGGATGATGTAGTTATCCACTCCGAGACTTGGGAAGACCACCTAAATCGGTTGCGGAGGGTGCTACTGGAGCTGCGCAGGGCTGGACTCACCGCCAACCCCCGAAAATGCCATCTGGGCCTGTCTGAGGCGAACTATCTGGGTTTCCAGGTGGGAAGAGGAGTCATCAGACCCCAGGAAAAGAAGGTTGAGGCAGTCCGCGCCGCCCCAAGACCCAGTACAAAGTCCCAG CCTCCCCCCTGA
- the LOC144408030 gene encoding uncharacterized protein LOC144408030 — MDEVIARLTEISMRQQQITEHLATRQGQTEQELNELRTAAARHVPLPDPRMKVTQLLPKLTADDDVESFLQMFENTATQEGWDPGDWARLVAPLLTGEAQRAYFMLPTERVDDYKELKRENLARLGLSPVCAAQYFHDWEYKPRLPARAQAAELSRLAQHWLLEGDPTAALVTERVVVDRFLRALPRSPRQAVGMRNPSTITELVEAVELAEAVQHQGAGERAPPFPRRVIQERRRPEGNPRSEGRPGPPSQRDESMPTADPTPAPRTWLAGCILHQDLPKGAPRVDVEVDGRPFAALLDTGSAVSLIQSHILSPHRLTKATIPVTCVHGDTRHVPTRRVTISAGPDSWPMDVGLVKDLPVPVLIGRDWPGLDRLLATNVPFASPRRAHLQRRPGKRTRHRPVLLASERDGESPPPHSNLYHDLFQQVTGGGSFAREQREDDRLKHCWAQVRMVEGKETQPGPHPLPHFVVQNGRLYCVAQRRGEEKKLLVVPRTKTETVLELAHSHPLAGHLGANNTIQRVRDRFHWPGLDAEGHCLSRPGGMNTSSSLWITPPGILKQCLLGKPRPSPRSSSFSIAGWVSPPKS, encoded by the exons ATGGATGAAGTCATTGCACGCCTAACGGAGATCAGCATGCGCCAGCAACAGATAACTGAACATCTGGCGACGCGACAAGGGCAAACTGAACAAGAGTTAAATGAACTGCGCACGGCTGCTGCACGACATGTCCCACTACCTGATCCCAGAATGAAGGTGACCCAGCTGTTGCCGAAGTTGACAGCTGATGACGATGTGGAATCCTTTCTCCAAATGTTCGAGAATACCGCAACCCAGGAGGGCTGGGACCCTGGTGACTGGGCACGCTTGGTCGCACCCCTCCTCACGGGGGAAGCCCAGCGGGCATACTTCATGCTGCCAACTGAACGGGTAGACGACTACAAGGAGCTAAAAAGGGAAAACCTGGCTCGGCTGGGCCTCTCACCAGTCTGCGCTGCACAGTATTTCCATGACTGGGAGTATAAGCCCCGCCTTCCTGCCCGGGCCCAGGCCGCAGAATTATCGCGTCTCGCGCAGCATTGGCTGCTGGAAGGAGATCCCACAGCCGCCCTTGTGACAGAGCGTGTTGTCGTCGATCGGTTCCTCCGTGCCCTCCCGAGATCCCCTCGTCAAGCCGTCGGTATGCGGAACCCTAGCACGATTACTGAGCTTGTCGAAGCTGTGGAACTGGCGGAGGCTGTCCAACACCAGGGTGCTGGAGAACGAGCTCCGCCGTTTCCCCGGAGGGTGATCCAGGAGCGACGCAGGCCAGAGGGCAACCCGCGGTCTGAAGGCAGGCCGGGGCCTCCTTCTCAAAGAGACGAATCAATGCCCACCGCAGACCCCACACCGGCTCCAAGAACCTGGCTAGCGGGCTGTATCCTACATCAGGATTTGCCAAAAGGGGCGCCGAGGGTGGACGTAGAAGTCGATGGCCGCCCGTTCGCAGCTCTTCTGGATACCGGCAGCGCGGTCAGTTTGATCCAGTCTCATATCCTCTCGCCCCACAGACTAACCAAGGCTACCATCCCGGTCACCTGCGTGCATGGAGACACGCGACATGTTCCAACCAGGAGAGTGACCATCTCCGCTGGCCCTGACTCATGGCCGATGGACGTGGGCCTAGTGAAGGATCTGCCGGTACCCGTCCTTATCGGTAGAGACTGGCCGGGCTTGGATCGCCTGCTGGCCACGAACGTGCCATTTGCCAGTCCTCGACGGGCCCACCTCCAAAGGCGGCCAGGAAAAAGAACCCGTCATCGTCCCGTCTTGCTGGCCTCCGAGAGAGATGGTGAGTCCCCACCCCCTCATTCTAACCTCTACCATGACCTTTTCCAACAGGTGACAGGAGGCGGGTCGTTTGCCAGGGAACAACGGGAAGACGACCGCCTAAAGCACTGCTGGGCTCAGGTGCGCATGGTTGAGGGAAAAGAAACTCAACCGGGGCCCCATCCTCTCCCGCATTTTGTCGTCCAAAACGGCCGGCTCTATTGTGTTGCACAGCGaaggggggaagagaagaagttGTTGGTGGTACCCCGAACAAAGACAGAGACGGTCTTAGAGCTGGCACACTCCCATCCCTTGGCGGGCCACCTTGGAGCCAACAACACCATTCAGCGGGTCCGTGACCGATTCCACTGGCCAGGATTGGACGCCGAG GGCCATTGCCTAAGTCGGCCCGGGGGCATGAACACATCCTCGTCATTGTGGATTACGCCACCCGGTATCCTGAAGCAGTGCCTCTTAGGAAAGCCAAGGCCATCGCCAAGGAGCTCTTCCTTCTCTATAGCCGGGTGGGTATCCCCGCCGAAATCCTGA